The region aactgatactgcagttgtgttgaaaggatactgcagttgtgttgaaagggaactgcagttgcgcagaacagaggccgtgtcatccatctgaaactgcagttgtgttgaacggatactgcagttgtgttgaaaaaatactacatttgtgttgaaaagatactgcagttgagttgaacggatgaatgacctctgttccgtgcacctgcagtttcctttcaacacaactgcagtatcttttcaacataactgcagtatccgttcaacacaactgcagtatcaactatgatcatggtccacaatgcactgtggaccatggtccaccatataatttgcgtaaTTATACACCAATTATTTAATGTTTATCTATTTGGAAGGATAccaagaaatataatattattcttttgAGTGGCTCATCAATTTAAGAAAGTTGCATTTATTTGGCTTAAAATTCGGCCTATGAACGCCGATAGCGTTCGCGCACGCAAAGTCTCTTTTTGGAGTTGGTTTTGTACAAATAATATCgctattgtaatttttttttttgaaaataatatcgccattgtggggaagaatttcgagaAAATTCAGGTTCGATTCTCACAAGTGTCGATTCTCCTTAGACTAGCTCATGTGCCTCTCAGAACGAACGCGGATGAACCTGAACCTTTTAAATGGACGGAAAAAGACCCCGtaaatttcccaaaaaaaatatcgctattgtaattaattgaataataatactCACTTTTGTAATATTCGCAGGATTTGAAGTAAATATCCATCACTAAAGTTTGTGATggttaaaaaatgtaatattgtcttttttatttctttgagtTTCAACAAAATGACGTAAGGGTGTTCCAaatctgaaaaataatttttgaaaatcattttccggttTTCAATGTTTGACTAGAGGGAAAAAATagaagtcaatgaaaaataagggAGTTGTCAATGAAATTATTAATACTTATGCTCATTTTAcataaaataaaccaaacacaccaagattGTTTTCTCGAATGCAACCAAATTAAACAtgggaaaagaaaatgttttctgaaaaatgactcattttccaaaaaacattttcctgcttttcaaacacaccctaagttatTATTCAactacatataattatatatttgatagttTAAATTGTTGAATGTTGAATATTATTGAGAGGATTTCAattacttaatatattatacaaatattttgtaagaatataatatataatatatatatatcagtgttgcaaaaatctcgcctaggcgccgattaatccccgcctaggcgctaggcgctggtcgaccgcctagcgtatcacattaaatggtggtctaggcggctggccggctaggcgactgcttaggccgcctaagctccgcctaggcgtcgactaaaccgactaggcaccgactaggccttctagtcggtcgattaactattgttcttttttttttaatgggttatttcactcaaaacaacatcgttttgagcgaaataattttaaattgtacaaactttagatttttttaggttaatatttaatgttttagtattaactattaaagtattatataatttataatttaaaaaataaaaaatacttaaacaaatttttaaaaactaaaaaataaaataaaaaatacacgggcgcctaggcgccgattaatccccgtctaggcgtcctaggcgctaggcgctccccgagcgcctagggagcgcctaacgattttttcaaccatgatatatatatatatgtgtgtgtgtgtgtgtgtgtgtgtaattctaaacaaattaacaatttaaataCCATTTGTATGTAAAACTATAGTAATTTTCTATTTATCTTGATAATTTAAATATGCTAGAAAAATTTATGCATGCGCAGCGGAATTGAAGGTTCAATTGCTTTTTCTAAGATCCTATGTAAAAGAGAAAGTTATAATGTTTTTACCCTTGAAGCATGCTTTGACATATGCAAATCCAAAACCATCCAGTTATACAGTTTCTAGTCCGTCCACCGGCCGGGCACGCAAGAACACCAGAGATTTTACGTAAAAACTATTTTCTGACGAATCTCTTTTTCTTCACTTCTGTACCTTAAGAAATATGGTAAGGCTTGTATATATAGCCTAGTTTTGGCCCAAAGCTGCTAGcctttaaaaattcaaaactaccctatattgaattaattcattactcagttattaatgtattaattcaatatcgataactctttatcgatttattttaaagttcttagcattaccacgaaccattaaggtgtgattttctaggttcatagtcaaactagcaacgagtaatatttaataaatcattattaaataactcgtaagtccTGAAtgacacctagcagtatgtcatgaccacctagttgacaatgaaatatatatatttatatattataatgagcATTTCCGTTataaatatcatgcaacattccttctACACAACACTTGTTAGATAAACGTCATGGTTAAACCCATAAACCTGGTCAATATGTCtggttgtatgatcattgaatAGACTAGAGcatccttgttacctcaaggcggtggatcctctattgaacgcaTACATGTCTTCGTACAATACTAATTaaactaggccaccaagtacacttatagtcctACAAGAGACAAAAGACGcatactggcaaaaactagtccaccatatgtacgagacaaTCATCTCGTCTCAAGTTaaaggattattgcatactttTAGTCATTGTCCAATGACTTGTTCTCTgacaatcatccacatgtccactcgatgtatctcatacagaatggcatgagactcaccataagaaggacaatgtgctagtcttatttgaattctaatgcccaattgGTAGTCCTATGACTAgaatatttttacaatacttcatttattaatttttcgtcactcatattcttaacttttaagaatgaaaaattaagaagattgtatggaataatatcaaatattaattaagtcaaaataaaataaataaaacatttatttattatatttatttcataagAAATCAAtgcacaaaataataaatattggcTTCTAGGACATACATGTCTAACAAAATATACAgttcttttttaatattgaacattTATTTAGTTACGCAACATGTTTCATTTAACtagtagtgtttttttttttttttttaaacactaagtagtgtttattatatttgtgaATAATGTTATATTCTTTGAGATTCACactcatattttattatgttttatgtatCTAAAATGGAAAAACAATTCTTTCCTCCTAAACAATGAATTATAACAATCGttatacaatttataattaCGGAGTACAAGTTTACTATTAATACGTTACTTAGTCATACACTCATACATTGAAACTCAACATAAGGACACATCACACATTCGATGTATACAGTAAGACTTTAACTTTGAGATTTTCTCCTGAAATGAGATATtttgaagaataaaaaaaatattatttccccATCTGATTTTATTTCATAACGCTCACGCGTTAATGcatcaataaaatttttatttttccacgGTCAAGCTGGTTGGACAGTTAACTTAGTAAACACAAGAGTTTAAGTGCAATTAACCTACTAAGTTGCATCTCACAATTAGATGCGGGGATTAGTAAAGGGCGGTGAAAAGCCAAGTCCAAAACCGGGTGACTAGAGAATTGTTTGGTAGAAACTTAAAGAGCTAAATCCAAACatgacaaattattttgtgaaccGAGGTCCACCTTATAAGGTGAACCCGGATTCAAAATAAtgcacaatttacatactaaatgttcataatttatatactgaatgttcacaactaaaacaatttacatactaaatgttcacaattcgaTTGtgaaacatttaatatgtaaattgtgatggtccatcttgcaatgtggacccgggtccatagtaCAGTATAACTATTATTCCAACACCGGGTGGATAGAAGATTGTTAGGTGGAAATTTGAGGACAAGTACATCACCTTGCCTTTTGAAAATGtgacaatataaaaataaataaatttacatcTTTACTACTAAATATAACTTTTGAGGTAATAGTAATCGTTTGATCCTAATATGGAAGTAAGGTATGCAAATTTAATTATACCTAAATAAATTAGTTATATATAGCAGCCTAACACTCAATTTATAGTCATTGTCTCATCACCCATCTAATCAGCCCACATAGACACAACTGAAACCCCCTCTATCCTCTCATGTCCCACCCCTTTCTTCCAAGTTGTTATTTTATTCCCAAACCATGCCCTTCATAGCCAAACAACTATGTCTATGAACACACACAGTACCACTACTTCCTTCTCAATTCTCAACACTTTACACAAACCCCAACAAATTAAAGGGATAGGGATTCTGATTGTCAATTGATCAGTAATGGAAGCCTCAAGGAAGATTGTGGTGATAGTGGAAGAAGAGGAGGTAGCAAGAACAGCTTTTGAATGGGCCCTTCACAACCTTCTGAGATGTGGAGACTTAATTACTCTTCTCCATGTGTTTCCCAGTTCAAGATCCAGTAGTAGGAACAAGAAGAAGCAGAGACTTCTCAGATTGAAAGGCTTCCAATTAGCCCTCTCCTTTCAAGACCTCTGCAACAGCGCTTTTATCAACGTATGTTGTTGTTTGGGgagttttgttgttgttttttggGGTGTTTAAGGTTGTTTTTTGGGGTGTTTAAGGTTGTTGTTGAATTATTGTACTGATGGATAATATTACAAAGGAATAGGGGTTGTGTTACAGACCAGGACAGAGATTGTGGTGAGAGAAGGGGACTTAGAAGGAGGCACCATTGCTGCTACTGTTAGGGAGATCGGAGCTTCCACTCTTGTTGCTGGCCTTCATGATCACAGCTTTTTATACAAGTATGTTCTATCTCTAACTCCAAATTTCATTCATTTTCGTTTAATTTGTTAATCAATCAATGATATGATTGAAATTCCTTGGATCTCCACCCTTCAATTATGGTGGCTTGGAATGGATGGGTTCTTGGTCTAACATTAAATTGGTTTCATAATAAAACCTTggtcaagaccttgtggtctagtggcacccagttgcaTCCTTATATGAAAGgggtaggttcgagcctcattGGAGGCGATATTAACTCTTTAGGATTAAATTCTGGTGGTGAGGTATTGACTCTCTAGGCTGTAAAATATGAATTCACTTAGACCCAAATATATTGATACGGACTCTAAAAAAATGGTGGATTCACCTGAACAATAGTCTAAagttaaattgttttttaaattgaCATAGGATGGTTCGATGAGATCAACCACTTTCTATCTATACTAGACATTGAAAACTAAACAATAAGAAAAAGGGATATGATGATGGTGATAGCGACTGGGTCGACACTTGGAAAAATccaagaaaattaaagcaataaagCCTATACTATTAGTACTTGTTTTATACATAGAAACTTCCTGGCATGGTGTTTTAGGTGCAGAGATTTGTGCATGTTTCATGACTTCAGCTCAactttatgtaatttttaattaattagttattcaCTACAGACAAAAGTcacaaaacattatattattaattgaaaaattatctttttagtccctaagttgtaaagtaattataaaattcatccCTATATTACTTGTTGATCGTGTTCACTTCTCGCCCCTCAGTTATAGCTGACGttgtaaatttcattatttttttctaacAGGTCATGCTCGCTTCTCATCCCAAAACTATAATTGACGTTGCGAATTTCGTCCCTAATATTTTGTtacaaaaaggaagaaattcACAAAGTCAATTATAGGTTAGGGACGACAAGTGAGCatgaacaataaatataaaCGAATCTTACAATTACTTTATAATTTAAGGaggaaaatgtaatttttattattgttgatgGTTTTCAccaacaattttataattttattgaatgaagcCGGCCATTAATCACCTTGGTGCCAATAACCCTGCCAAATGATCCACATCCTTTGCACCTTCCTAACATTCCTCACCCTAGTGcttctctttttcattttctttgttaCGTTGATaataaggaaaatgatatttaaataaaaaagaatttcatcaaatattttaccTAGCATCCAACGATATGGCATAGAATATTTATTATAGTTACTTTATATTCATTGATTACTCTTATAAATTGGTCAAATTTCAGTTATAATTATGCAAAAACAAACaactaatttaataataaaaaaataaaaaattgttgggTCCATGTACACGTGCATCTCAATGTAAATTTACATTGAATGAACATGAATAGATTCATTGTGATTTTAACATTTTGTTTGATAGAGTACTATATTAATATAgttttgtattttttggtgTCATATAGATTGGCTATGTCTCACACCAACATTACAAACAATTTAAATTGCAAAATACTTGCCATAAAACAACCACACTCTTCACCATTGACAGCAAGGTCAAGGACCATTTCATTACCAGGTAGCTCAACCAACATGGACTTCTCTCAGATTGAGATTGGTGCACTCAGGtcagaattttaaattttttttatttcacttGAATCCAAATCTTTTActtgtttattattatatattaatatattataggCTTATAGCATGTCGACATGGGCCGGGGAACATTAAtcacaatagttataccattgACCCGGATCCACCTTGCCAGGTGGAcctatcacaatttacatactgaatgctcacaattcaaattgtgaacattcaatatgtaaattgtgaatattcaatacataaattgtgaacattcagtacgtaaattgtgtattttggacgtgagtccaccttgcaaggtggactcgggtccatagaataatttaTCTGTTAAGCAtattgagtatttttttttcacttggaTCCAAATCTTTtacctattatattatatattaataatatattatagcATGTGGACATGGGgtatattaatcatacagagtatttttttttttttaagagaatagtttatgaaataaataaaataaaatagtttttgtaaatgtttgtttcttttcaaGCCAGTTAGGATGTGATATACAAACACAAACATATGGAAGAATACAATTGAAGGGGACAAAGTCAAAAAGTGAAACAAAGAATTAAATGAGTTTGTTGAATGtcacaaattaaagaagctATATACATGTGTGAGTGTGTATGCATTTGATTTTGTGACAGCTAATTCTTGATGCATACACTTGCTCTTCCAACCTCCCTTTCAGCCCCACTATCTCTTTCCATTCTATTCAAATGTTTCATTCCAGAAATAACACACACATATCAAGATATAATTTGGATATTGTTGTTTGTATGGAATCTtgtataatttgattttattttatttaggaTCGACttgaattttcaaaatttcagtATTTACAGGCTATGAACTGAAATCAATAGAAAATAGCCATTTTAGTGAAATGAAAAATACTCTATTTTGGCTTAAAATGTCTTCACAGATTTTTTAAATCAGAAGACCTTTTCCAAATTCTTATCTCatgttttttttccttctccttctccttctctccCCTCTAAGTGGTGTCAATTAGGTGGGTTGGCCCTCCACATGATTTGCTATTATTTGAACTAGAATAGCTAGTCTGGTTAAAATGTGCAAAATATAGCCAAGttggaccaaacaataaaaatcttagCCAAATCGGGCCCATAGCTCAAAATGACaatagttatactatggactCGGCTCCACTTTGCAAAGTAGACTCATCACAATTTActtactaaatgttcacaatttatatactgaatgctcacaattaaatgttcacaatttaaattgtgaacatttagtatgtaaattgtgaacattcaatatataaattataaacattcagTATTGTATTTTGAACTCGAATTTACTTTGTAAAGTGGACTcgagtccacaaaataatttgcctcaAAATGTTTCACTAGCTTGCTGATTATCATGAACTGAGCGATGTTATTTATATTGTCTTGTTAGATAAGGAAACATTTTAATTCCacttatatattgaataaaatgAAAGTATTAAATAGCATTCTGATTTCTGAGATTCAGAGATGACAGCTAGACTGATGGGGTGTTAAAAAATTTGAATGCAGTTTCCCAGAAATTGGTCCACCTAAAATTCAGTACCAAGTGTGCCCAGACCCTCACTCAATTATGTGGAGATCAAGAAGACCAAGAAGGAGACCCAAAAGGATATAAAAAACAGACAATCATCACTCTCCCAAATCACCtccattcatttttattttaagttcACTCTTTATGCcacttagttttttttttcttttttttttatcccaaaaaaaaattgttatatttacagagtactttttttttttaaaggtttattggtggaatattttataattttttatctttttgggCAATTATATCATACCTTTTAAAGTTTGATactttaatacggagtactaaattTCAGTATCCAAGAAAACATGAGTCCTAGTAAATTTCatcaaatcaattttaaatcacattttttttggatgacggaGGAAAACTCAAAACGATCACTATACAAATATGTGTACTGGGTAATATTTCATTTATGTGTAATAGCCCGTAAAACGAAAATCACAATAAAAAGATTCTATACGACGAGCTCAATTGAATGAGAGTGCTGGCATGAAAACATAAATGGTAGTAAATTAACTTGTTGACTGCATCAAACAAATTTTAGGGTCCGtttgaaaactcgaaaaatgactttcagAAGTAACTTTTTGGATTTCTCAGTGTTTGGATGCTCAAGGAAAATggagtcaaaggaaaatattcattctgaTAAATGAAAAAAAGGTCTAATTTTGTGAAAAATGTCTTCATAGTTTTTTAGTCAGAAGACATTTtctaaattctttattttctatcttccttctctttatttttttttttaaaaagaagtttccagattattattattaccacaatcacaatcacaatcaccaccaccaacaccaccacacCACAACACAACCACACCATCGTACCACCACCACTACGACACCACCAACACATCCATACCGCAACACAACCactccatcaccaccaccaggCACCAGCACTACCACAACACCACCAGAACCATTACTAGCACACCACTACCAGtctaccactaccactaccaccaacAGCACCACAACCATCGTCATctctaccaccaccaccatcaccacatattattattattattattattattattaggaaaataaacgaaatagaaaaaatttcaatttcttaactttcacccaaacagaaaaagataattttatgacattcaaccaaacactaaaacaatataatattttcttgaGATAATGGACCAAGAGTTTAAATTATTGTGCAtgttttgaataatataatgtttttctttttaatagaTTTTTTGTATCCATATATATGGCACGGTAGATAGAACCAGCATCTTGGTTCATCAAAGCTGAATTTCACATTCATTTGACTTGTACTAGAAATCAAGTTGAAGTGAACATGAATTTTGGTCCTATAttataaggtacattattcacatccttgttttttttttcgtttactTTTGTGGACATGAATTTTGGTCCAGAAGCTAACAAGACAAACGTAACGAATCAGTTTACTTTTGTGACAGGCTTGTACACTCTTCCTCTTTCATTGTTCTTCCTTCCTGCAAAAATGGTCATAAAGAATATTACAATCATACTCAAGAAACCACCAAAAAAAGAAACccaaataaggaaaaaaaatatcaaaagtttaattgaaaattttttagaaGCAATTGGTAAGCAGAAAACTAATGTAACTGTAAAATTAGAGAATTGATTCTTATAGGAGTTACATTACATTAAAGAGTCCTAACTTAATCTTTTCTCGTGTAAGACTTAAACCTTATTTTGTAGGTACAAcccaaattgaatttgaattagtttTATAGTGATGGGTGATTACTTAAATTGCTTGTTTGATGTATTGATGTGTATAAAATATGTAACCAGTGTGTATATCAAAGTGTATGAATCAAGAGGATGCTGGAAAACGGCTCAAATGAGCATTTTATTCCAtgttctagagagagagagttgagAACGAAGAGAGGAAAAATCCCCTTAACTTGTGCGTGGCCTCCCCTTAAAGAGGTGGAGGCCTGACACTGACTGGACACGGGACACCTGACTCTGACCCGAACATCAGACCCGGATACCGAATAGGAACTTAGACGTATCGGGAGGTATACACTGagaatattccctatcaatGGGGATACACACTCAATCCAAaggcagaagaagaagaagaagaagaagtaaaaGTCACATACTTGGCTTATGTCTTCTTCTGGACTTGACAATGTGTGGAATGAATACACCAGTTCCACTAAATCCTCCATCCCTATTTTCTTTTCTCCAAAGCTCTACCATCCATTGAGGCACTCTGCTACCATCCTTCACTCCTGTCCAGTTAAACTGAAATCCAGGCTGCAATACTGCGAACCCTTTTTGTTTTGAGCCTCTCTCTTTATTTGTGTTCtgattttcttcatcttcatcttctgcTGTCAATTGCATTACTTGCCTTCTAATTTCGGCGTAGAAAACGTCGTTGTTGTCTTCATCGTCGCCATCAAATTCTTCCCAAGAATTCATGTTCTTGTGAACCTTTTGCTGCATTTTTTGGTGAGTTTTGGTCTGAGGTTCAGTTGAATGGTTGGATTTGGATGCATGAGTCAATGTGTGAccttggtatatatatatgtttgttttaAGGTTAAGgggcaatataatatatggaagATAAGGTTGTAGTATTGTATGTGGTCAATAAATCAAAGTCATAGGAATATGTCTAGTTTTGTTTGTTACCACTCATGTAGACAACAAAATAACCCTCTAGCCCTCCGCTTAACTTAATTAATGGTTCAAGGATCACTCTAAAAGTATTATTCCAGCGATAGGCTAAGGGGTCATTGGAAGACTCAAAGTCCAAAATATTGATCAGGTGATGAAGACTCATTATTGTGTGCAGATATAAACAGTGGTGAAAACTAATGACTAATTAGACGACTCGCGATTTACCTCTTCCATCACCCTACTTCTGAAAGATTAAAATTAGTCTAGCTTAAGTTTGAAAACCTCAcgtatccaaaaaaaaaaaatacaaaataaccCTCTTTTcctatttccttttttttttttttttttttttaNNNNNNNNNNNNNNNNNNNNNNNNNNNNNNNNNNNNNNNNNNNNNNNNNNNNNNNNNNNNNNNNNNNNNNNNNNNNNNNNNNNNNNNNNNNNNNNNNNNNNNNNNNNNNNNNNNNNNNNNNNNNNNNNNNNNNNNNNNNNNNNNNNNNNNNNNNNNNNNNNNNNNNNNNNNNNNNN is a window of Ipomoea triloba cultivar NCNSP0323 chromosome 11, ASM357664v1 DNA encoding:
- the LOC115995630 gene encoding uncharacterized protein LOC115995630, whose translation is MQQKVHKNMNSWEEFDGDDEDNNDVFYAEIRRQVMQLTAEDEDEENQNTNKERGSKQKGFAVLQPGFQFNWTGVKDGSRVPQWMVELWRKENRDGGFSGTGVFIPHIVKSRRRHKPRRKNNERGRVYKPVTKVN
- the LOC115997284 gene encoding uncharacterized protein LOC115997284, which codes for MEASRKIVVIVEEEEVARTAFEWALHNLLRCGDLITLLHVFPSSRSSSRNKKKQRLLRLKGFQLALSFQDLCNSAFINTRTEIVVREGDLEGGTIAATVREIGASTLVAGLHDHSFLYKLAMSHTNITNNLNCKILAIKQPHSSPLTARSRTISLPGSSTNMDFSQIEIGALSFPEIGPPKIQYQVCPDPHSIMWRSRRPRRRPKRI